Genomic segment of Calditrichota bacterium:
TCCCGTGAGCTGTACTTTGGCCCAATTCCCTTTTCTCGAAAGCACGTTTAACCGGGTTCCCGCTCGAAGCTGACCCAGAATTTTGCCACCAGGTGCTGACCGAAGATTTTCCTTTACCGGTTTTACGTAATATGTTTTTTTGGATGTCTGTCCGAAAACACCGGATGTTAGTAATGCCATTGCAGCAATGGCTATAAAAATGCGCCTCATTCCAGAGCCTCCTTTGTTTGATCTAAAAGTCTAACTGTTCATTATCTCTTAAAAATCGAATCGTTTCCGAATATGATGGGATGCCCTTCCGGCCGCCCAATTGGGTACATTTCAGTGCTGCAACCGCACTGGCAAAAATCAACTGCCTTTTCAAATCCCACTTTTTCAGGAGAGCAAAAATAAACGCACCGTGGAAAACATCCCCGGCACCCGTGGTATCGACCACAGGAACGGAAAAGGCGGGAATCTTGTACAGATGAAACCGGTCGGCTCCCCAAACTCCCCTTTCACCCAGGGTTACAACCGCGACAGACGGCCCTTTGCGGAGAATTTCCTGCAAGCCCTCTTCCAGCGGCCGGTTTGGAAAATGCAGGTCAAAAAACGTTTCGGATGCTACAAAATAATCTACTAAACGAAAAAAGGACTCCATTTCATCCCGGACGCTGCCCACATCCATTACAATTTTTGCTCCGTTCGCTTTTGCCATTTCTGCGGCCGGAATTTCCAGTTCCGGGAATCGGCCGTCGATGTGAAGATACCGTGTTTTTGTAAACACATCGTGGTCAATTTGTTCCCAGGCGGGCGGTGTCCATTCCGTTCGATTTAAAACGACGCTCCGCTCCCCGGTTTTTTCGTCAATCCAGACGAATGCCTGAGGGGTGCGAACCTCTTTATCAACAAGAACGTGGGAATAATCGACGCCCTCCCATTGAAATTGGGCCCGAACAAATTCTCCCTCCGTGTCGGCGCCCACCCTTCCCACAAAGGCCGCTTTTCCGCCCAGGCGCGAAAGTGCAACCATGGCCGTTGCCACCGGTCCCCCGCCCTGCTGCGAAAAGCGCACGGCTTCCGTTTTTTCGTTGGGTTTGGGATACGCGGGAACCACACACAAATAATCAATCGGACACAGCCCCAGCCCCACGCAGTCGAATTCCTTTGAGCCGGCCACACAGTCTCCTTCATTTTAATGAACGGGAATCAATTGAACATTCAGGATTTTGTGTTCCCCCTGAGAAAGGTGAATTTTTCGTACGGCTGTTTTAAACTTCTCCGCCTGAAACGAAAGGGTGTACTCTCCCGGTAACAAAATGCGCCAGTAATGTCCAAACGTCGAATCGCTCCGTAAAGGGGCGACAACAGGAGAAAAATCATTTTGAATTTGGACAATCGCCGCTACCGGCTTTCCCGACATCCGGTCGGTGATCTGCCCCTCTATTCCCGTCTGAAACACCCTGCGCAACATATAGCGAATCCCCTTCATGTTCTGCCGAATGACAAAATCGACCTTTTTCTGCGGCGGGAAATATTCCGTCCCCAGATCAACCATAAAACTCAATGTGCGAAAACGGGCATAAAACCAATTGACGCTGAATCCGCTTTTCCCGTTTAACGGGCGCACCTCGTAGTGACGACGGCTCCTGTACTTTCGGCATTTTCGGGCGTATCCCAGCGCCAGTTCGTGAAGCACGTCATAGTCCGGCGGCCGAATTTCCTTCGTCCAGGGAAACATCACCGACTGTCCGTAGGCGTGGTAGTCGATCATCAAAACAAAATGCTTTTTCAGGGCCACATCCCGAATGGCCTGTGTCTCCGGTTCGGAAAAGGGCCGGGGACCTTTGTAATACCAGCTCCGGGAATCCGCATCCCCGGAATTCGCCCAATTAAAATCATAATTTTGATTGAGATCGACGCCATCGACGGCCGGCGAAAAAACGCCGTCGCCATTATTGTCCCGTAGGTTTTTCCGCCAGAAAGGAAATTTAATATGATTTTTGATAAGATACGAATATCCGTCCACATTTACAAGTGGAATGATGAAAATTTCTTCCTTTTGGATAAAGCTATTATTCGAAGAATGACGCCTTTCTGCCCGCAAAAGCGAATCGGCCAGAGCGAGAAGAAAAAGCGTGCCAAGAGGCTCCCGGGCATGCTGCCCTGCCATGAGCAGAATGGCCGGTTTGTCCTGATTTTTTCCCGGGTGATTCGAAAGTTTCAGCATAAGAATGGGCCTTTTGTAAAAGGCCGTGCGCCCGATTGTGTCTAATTGGGTCCAGTGCGGGTATTTTTTTGTAAGATCAAAAAGCCTCTTCTCAATTTGGGCGAATGAGGGGTAGTTCTTCCCAACGCGTAAATTGTAATCCGCTTCCGCCATAAACGCGCAGGGAATACCCAGTTTCTTCAACCGACTGACATCAGAAAAGCTTCCTCGAAATTCCAGTACACTATCGTTCAGATGACTCCGGGAAATGTAATGGAGTTCAAGCAGCTTTTGCCGGTCGGCCCGGTTTTTCGGAAATACCCGAATCACGCTTTTCTGACTGACCCTTTTGCTGTGCGTGTAATTTCGCACAAACAGAAAAAATAACCCGAACAGAACCAGCGCAACCAAACCGATTCCGGCCAAATACCGGAGGTTTTCTTTCCATAAAAGAGCAGACGGATTTTGAGAAGAGGGTTTTTTCATATTGGATAACGCTTTAAAAATTTCAGCCCACTAATTTCTCGAATTTTCACGAATTAATTTTATTGAATCTGAATTCGAAAAACTAAACTAAGTTTTGTATTCCGTTACCACTTAAAAACCGGCAGGGTTTTCTGAAAAACAAAAACGGCTGGCGAGCCGCCCTTTTGTGACGAACGGGTTTCGGTTACGATTAGTTGCCGTTTGTCCTTCGAAAGCTGGTAAACGGAACGGATTTCCAACGGATACGTTCCCTGAGATGTTTTCAGGATCACGGATGAGTGAAAGACGAGACTCTTATGGTTCGGGCCCCACACCAGGCGGCTTTTAATGGAATCGTCAACGGCTCCAAGATAACCCATTCTTCGGATGCGATCCAGAGCCATGACCGGAGGGCCTCCCGCTGTGATGTCCATAAAGCTGTTGCGAATGCGCCGCCCATAATTTGAAATTGTTTCAATCGAAAAATGAGATCCCTTTTGAGCGATTTTCTTCACCAATCCGAAGGACGAATTAGCGTATATTCCAATATTCGTGCTCAGTTTCTTATCCAATTTCCAGACGCCGGAAAAGTCAGGCGGCAAAATTTGTTCATATCGGGTTGTAATGGTGTGGGATTTTCCGGCCATGATCAGAAATTCATCGGGAGCTACGATCTCAAATTCCGGGCCCAAAGCATCCATGATTTCCTTGACACGCCGGACATCATTGCTTTCCCGCACGTGAAATGCCAAAAAATACGGCCGCCTGGGATTAATGGTGGCCAATTCCTTCAGATCGGCAACGGCCTGTTCTTTGGACGTTTTGGGCGAGAGGTAATAATCGTAAGAAACAAAGGGCTTACCCTTTCTTACGTCAAACGTATTGGCCGGGCCGTAACCATTAAAAAAGCCAAAAACATCGGGCATTTCCTTGTAATAGGCATCGACCACATTTTTGGGAAGATCCCGGGTTCCGGGTTCGGAGGCGTCGAAAATTTCAAAAATGTGTAAATCCAGTTTATCCATAAATTGGCGGGCCAATCGAATGGATTGGGGAAGCCGGTCCGGAGGAATCGCCTTTGGGTACATATAGCCGGCACCGCCAAGCGCTCCGATGAAACAATCATTGGGAGTTGCCTGTTCGTAATAAAACTGGAGCATGGCAGGAGCCATATCAATCCAATTCATAATGACTTCCCAGCCGTACGGAATCTGTCCCCTTCCGGGCTTCAACCAGGCACCAATACCCAGTCCATCACTTTGAATGAGTGTAATATAAACCTTTTTTTCAATTTTCGGATTTTTATTAACATGGTGTTTTTGTACAAACTTAAACCCGGGTGTTGCCGGAATCTGACAGTGGAAACTCAGGTTGGGTGCCGTGTTTAACCCCTCTACCCGCAGCGCATAATGGGATGCCAGCGTGACATATTCCTCCTCAAGGTCTTTTGTGTAGGCATGCCATCCCAGAACAATCCCGAAGGGTTCCATTTCACTGAAGAGTTTTGACGCCAGCGCGTATTCCTGAACATCGGTTTCCCGTGTGGACAAATCCGTAAAAAAGGTACGGTGGTACATCCCAAAGTCAGCGATAGCCGGCTGCATTCTATCGCCTCCGACGCCCCCGATGAAGGTGATGTACCGGTGGCTGCACCGGGACCAATAGCGATCGTACGCCCATTTGTAAATGGTGTAATCCGATTGACCGGTGAATTTGCCCCGAAAATCTTCAATGCGCTTGAATCCCATTTTTTTCATAAGCGGCAGCTGGTCCTCAGAAACAACAATGGCGCGTTCCAACCCGGCCACGGTAAACGATACAATAAGCGAGGTTCGAACGGCCTTATCCCAGACCACATAACCCTTTACGTAGCGCTTAAACTTTTGGAGAACCGCTTCAACCGTTGCTGCCGGAGCGGGGATAACATGGTGTCTTTTCTGATAGTAATCCAGAAGGGACTGAACATTTGTGTAGGGATAATTCTTCCCGTAAAGCAGGTAGAGTTGAGGGCCGTGGGTATTCACAACGCCCTCCAAGCTGATGAGCAATGCCTGGCGGGACAGGTCCCCGTCAATCTTCCAATCCCCGGAAACATCGATGACCGTCGCATGAATGGGCCGGATCGATTTCGTTTCGGCCTTCAGCAGATTCACCCCAAAAAGAAAGGCCAGAAAACCCATTGAAAAAACAATGATTTTTTTCATAATTTAAACCCTCATAGTTACTGTGTTCCCTGTAATTCTCATAAAAGACGGTGTTGGACACGTTATAAACGAGCCAAAATACATTGGCCCATTTCGATATTTTCGGCAAAGGCATCGCTCAACCCACCATTCAATGGATAACGTCATAAATATAGCAAATTTTATCTTTCATTAGCAAGTTTGAATTGGGGAAGAAGGTATTTTAAGGTATTTTAATGATGATTCATTTAACGGGTGCGTCGCATTATCGCCGGATTAATAGGCACGCCGGTGGGAAGGAACACAAAAAAAAGGATATTAAGGATTCAAATACCCCCTGATCCCGGGAAAAGAGGACCCGCAAAAAGCGAAATCCCTTATTCCCGCCCTCGCGGCTATCAAAATGTGGTGCCTGTGTTTTGAAGAACTCCCCAAAATGGACTAAGACGTCCATATTTGGACAAAATATCACAAGGACTTCTGCCTCTGTGCGTTTTCAGCGATTGGCTACAATGGCTCCAATGGCCATCGAAAGCAGCTTGGCATCGGGGGTGTCTGCCCGGGACGGAATCAGAATAGGTGCTTTGGCCCCCATTATCACGTGTCCCAAACGAAATTTTGCCCAGTAAGTGGTGCTTTTTGCCAGCAGGTTGGCCGAAACCATTTCCGGCGGCACCAGGATGTCGGCCATTCCCTCAACAGGGGACTGAATCCCCTTCATTTTCAGGGCCTCCGGTGAGACAGCATTGTCCAGAGCCAGAGGGCCATCAATTATACAGCCTTTAATTTGCCCGCGCTGATTCATTTTTGAAAGAATGGCAGCATCTATTGTGGACGGTATGCTTGGAACGACGGTTTCCACCGCAGAGAGCAGGGCCACTTTGGGAAGGGAATTTCCAAGAAAATGGGCTAATTCAACCGCATTTTGGATGATTTGAATTTTCTGCTCCAGATCGGGCAAAATAGTAACCCCGCCGTCGGTAATCATAACCAGCTGATTCCCGCTGCGGGCGGGGTTTTCAAACAGAAACACGTCACTCAAAAGACGGCCGGTTCGAAGTCCGCCCTCCGGATTCAGGGCCGCCTTTAGTAAGGTACTGGTTTTGACGCGCCCTTTGAGCAAAATATCGGCGGACCGGCGGCTGACCGCTTCCACGGCTTTACGCACGGCTTCCGCTTCCGTCGAAAAATGATAAATCGGAATCTTTTGGGCATCAGGCACATCCAATTCGCTCAAAATGGCCCGAATCTGGGGTTCGTCACCAAAAAGCATTCCCTCAACCAACCCCAATTTTCGGGCGTCTGCCAGAGCCTGTAATGCCGCCCGATCCTGGGCATTGGCAATGGCCACGATTTTTTTGCCCAAACCCAGTGCGTGATTCAAGAGGGCGTCAAAATTTACTATCATGGTTTGGCCTATTTTTCTTTTTCGCCTTCCTTTTCGCCTTCGTGTTCATGGTCTTCCGCTTTTAGTTTCCCCTTTTCACGAAGCGCCATAATGATGGACTCAAAATGATCGTGATAATTTTCAAAGGCGTCCAGCAGTTTCTTGTCATCCCCCGATTTTGCTGTCTCGCGCAATTTTTTCCCGCTTTCCGCCAGTTTTTGGGTCAATGTTTTGAGCGTGTCCGACATGTCTTCCCAATCTTTTGGAACGGGTACTATCTCGAGAGAATCGCCCAGAGACAAAAGGTGATCCAGGCTATCCCGAATCGCCTGGGCATTGTCTGCCGGGTAGGCCTCGTGTTGCAATGGGCGCAGAACCTTGTGAAAGTCCTTAATTGCCGCCAGTAAATCCTTTTGAGGAGCCTTGGCCGTTTCTTTCGCGGCCTCCTTTTTTGACTGACACGAGAAGACCACCAGAGCCGCCATGAGTAAAATCAAACCCATTACCAATCCACGATTTCTCATTCATTGTTCCTTTCATTTTCTTCGTTTTATTTGTGATTAATCACCTGTCTTTCAAAAATTAATGGAAAAAATAAAAATGTCAAGCAAAATCTTCCGGCAAATACTATTTTTTTGAATTTATTTTCGAATTTCCCGCATAAAATCCCGAATTGTTTTATGATAGGCAGAAAAGGTCACAACCAAGGCATGGTCATCCTTCCCTTTGGCCAGCTCACGCAATTCGGCCCCTTGGGTTTTCAACCGCTTAATAATGGCTTTTAGCGTATCCGCTTTCGCCCCGTGTTCCTTCCAGACGGGATAAATCGCCAGCGAATCACCAAAGGATAAAAACCCATCGAGATTTTCGCGTACAATTTTAGCCTCTTTTTTTTCTGAAGGAGGATTGGCTTGCGCCATGGAAAAACTGTGTGGATTTTTCATAACGGAAGACGGGGCCGCTTCTTTCTTTTTGGATTGACAAGACGTCAACAAGATGACCCATGCCATTCCAATCCAAACGATCCCAAAAAAATTCTTCTTCATTTCTTACCTTTCTACTGTTTTGTTTTATGTTTCCACAACCGCGTTCTGCTGTACGGCACGGCCTGCCCGAAATGCTTTCAGATTCAACTCCAGAAATTTCTTCGGCACCTTGTCCTGAATGACTTCTGTCCAGATAGATTCCGGGATTTCCAGATCATTTGAAAGGGTTCCCAGCATGGTAATATTCAAGATCTTTACACTTCCCAATTTTGTCGCCAGATGCGTAAAATCTTCCAAAACAATATGGTTGGTTTTTTTCTTGCAGATGGAAACTACGTCTTTCGGGTAGTCCGCATGGTCGTATTGAATGGATTCCGGAATCACTTCATAATCATTTATGATGATCCACCCGTTGGGTTTCAGATAATCCAAATAGCGAACGGCTTCCAATTTTTCAAATGCCACAATAA
This window contains:
- a CDS encoding bifunctional enoyl-CoA hydratase/phosphate acetyltransferase; translation: MIVNFDALLNHALGLGKKIVAIANAQDRAALQALADARKLGLVEGMLFGDEPQIRAILSELDVPDAQKIPIYHFSTEAEAVRKAVEAVSRRSADILLKGRVKTSTLLKAALNPEGGLRTGRLLSDVFLFENPARSGNQLVMITDGGVTILPDLEQKIQIIQNAVELAHFLGNSLPKVALLSAVETVVPSIPSTIDAAILSKMNQRGQIKGCIIDGPLALDNAVSPEALKMKGIQSPVEGMADILVPPEMVSANLLAKSTTYWAKFRLGHVIMGAKAPILIPSRADTPDAKLLSMAIGAIVANR
- a CDS encoding indolepyruvate oxidoreductase subunit beta — its product is MKTINVIFTGVGGQGVLLASDVLAEIALRHGFDVKKSEVHGMSQRGGSVISQVRFGRKIYSPLISLNQADFIVAFEKLEAVRYLDYLKPNGWIIINDYEVIPESIQYDHADYPKDVVSICKKKTNHIVLEDFTHLATKLGSVKILNITMLGTLSNDLEIPESIWTEVIQDKVPKKFLELNLKAFRAGRAVQQNAVVET